The segment AAGCTGGCAGCCATCGCCCTGTCGGCGGCCTTCACCGCGCTGGGCGGCTCGTTCTACGCCCAGTACGTCCTGTTCATCGACCCCGAGTCGGTCTTCCCGCTGTCGCTGTCGATCTTGATCTGCCTGGTCGCCGTCCTCGGCGGGGTGGGAACGCTGTGGGGGCCCTTCCTGGGCGCGGTCATCCTGATCCCGCTCTCCGAGGCCACCCGCGTCTACTTCGGCGGCACCGGCAAGGCCGTCGACCTCATGATCTATGGCGCCCTCATCGTCCTGGTCGCCGTCTTCCAGCCGGCCGGGCTGGCGGGGCTCCTCGGCCGCCTGGGGCGCGGAGGGCGGAGGCCGTCGGCGCCGCTGCCGGCCGCGGCGCGGGCGGGCACCGGATGAGCCTCCTGGAGGTCCGGGGCGTGACCAAGCGGTTCGGCGGCGTCATCGCCAACGCCGACGTCTCGTTCAGCGTGGGCCCCGGCGAGATCGTCGGCGTCATCGGGCCGAACGGCGCCGGCAAGTCCACGCTCTTCGACGTCATCACCGGGTTCTACCGGCCCGATGCGGGCGAGATCCGCCTCGAGGGCACGCCGATCACCGGGCTCCGCCCGGACCAGATCAACCGGCGGGGCGTCGGCCGCACCTTCCAGAAGCTCCGGCCGTTCGCGGGCATGACCGCGCTGGAGAACGTCACCGTCGGCGCGCTCCTCCACGACCCCGACCCCCGGTCAGCCCGCGACGCCGCCCGCCGGTGCCTCGCGCTGGTGGGGCTCACGGACAAGGCCGAGGCCTTCGGCCGGGAGCTCTCCACCGGGCAGCGGAAGCGGCTCGAGATGGCGCGCGCGATGGCCACCCGCCCGCGCCTCCTCCTCCTCGACGAGGTGACGGGCGGCGTCGATCAGCGCTCGATCCCCGCGCTCGTCGAGCTCATCGGCCGCCTGCGCGACGAGGGGGTCACCCTGGTGGTCATCGAGCACAACATGCGGGTCATCATGAGCGCGGCCACCCGCATCGTCGCGCTCCACCTCGGCCAGAAGATCGCCGACGGGGCGCCGGCCGAGGTCGTCCGGAACCGGGCGCTCATCGAGGCCTACCTCGGCGCCGCCTACGCGTCGTGAGCACTGGACCGGACGCCGGCCCGATGCTCCGCGTCGAGGGTCTGAGCGTCGCCTATGGGGACTTCCAGGTCCTCTGGGACGTCTCGCTCCGCGTCGACGAGGGCGAGATCGTCGCGCTCCTCGGCCCCAACGGCGCCGGCAAGTCGACCATTCTCAACACGGTCTCCGGGCTGGTCGCGCCGCGGGACGGGCGGATCGAGTTCCGCGGCCGCCCGCTCGATCGCCTGCCCGCCCACCGGCGGGTCGCCGAGGGGCTGGCCCACGTCCTGGAGCGGCGGCGACTCTTCCCCTACCTCACCGTCCGTCAGAACCTGCTCCTCGGCGCCTATTCCGGCGAGGCCCGCCGGCATCGCCCCGCGAC is part of the Candidatus Methylomirabilota bacterium genome and harbors:
- a CDS encoding ABC transporter ATP-binding protein produces the protein MSLLEVRGVTKRFGGVIANADVSFSVGPGEIVGVIGPNGAGKSTLFDVITGFYRPDAGEIRLEGTPITGLRPDQINRRGVGRTFQKLRPFAGMTALENVTVGALLHDPDPRSARDAARRCLALVGLTDKAEAFGRELSTGQRKRLEMARAMATRPRLLLLDEVTGGVDQRSIPALVELIGRLRDEGVTLVVIEHNMRVIMSAATRIVALHLGQKIADGAPAEVVRNRALIEAYLGAAYAS